In Ananas comosus cultivar F153 linkage group 10, ASM154086v1, whole genome shotgun sequence, the following proteins share a genomic window:
- the LOC109715971 gene encoding leucine-rich repeat extensin-like protein 6, with amino-acid sequence MMRKPILIIFLLQLLFLIGTGAEVDLEVPSFSRTKLLGVKCTCDNPCGTPCSITSPPPPSLPPEYSYSPPPPPSPPPIWSYPPPPPPYTPYVPSPPSALCPPPPWGAYSPPYYPWIYTPPGELYPQDPGYHPNGARRRSVSLGRFATAAAAVGGGVLALWQVN; translated from the coding sequence ATGATGAGGAAACCAATCCTAATCATTTTCCTTCTGCAGCTGCTTTTCCTCATCGGCACGGGTGCCGAGGTCGATTTAGAAGTTCCATCATTCAGCCGTACGAAACTGTTGGGAGTAAAGTGCACGTGTGATAATCCGTGCGGTACTCCCTGTTCCATCACCagccctccgccgccgtcgctgcccCCCGAATATTCGtactctcctccgccgccgccgtcgcccccGCCAATATGGTCGtacccgcctccgccgccgccgtacACTCCGTATGTTCCATCGCCGCCGTCCGCCCTCTGCCCTCCGCCGCCGTGGGGGGCGTACTCCCCGCCGTACTATCCGTGGATTTACACGCCGCCTGGCGAATTGTACCCTCAGGACCCCGGGTACCACCCCAACGGCGCGCGTCGACGGAGTGTGAGCTTAGGCCGGTtcgcgacggcggcggccgcggtgGGAGGTGGGGTTTTGGCCTTGTGGCAGGTTAATTAA